A single genomic interval of Physeter macrocephalus isolate SW-GA chromosome 5, ASM283717v5, whole genome shotgun sequence harbors:
- the TAS2R38 gene encoding LOW QUALITY PROTEIN: taste receptor type 2 member 38 (The sequence of the model RefSeq protein was modified relative to this genomic sequence to represent the inferred CDS: inserted 3 bases in 2 codons), protein MVTLTAVVTVPCEVRNAFLFFSVLEFAVGILVSAFIFVMNFWVVVRRWPLSNCDLVLLNLSLTWLLLHGLLFLDAIQLTHFQWIKDPLSLCYQTILMLWRLVNQAGLWLPTRLSLLYCSKTVHFFHTFLLRLASWISRKIPQMLLGAIFSSCVCIVLYLWDFFSRSHFSVATMLLMNNNTELNXRKLNFFHSFLFCSLGSIPSFLLFLVSSGVLIVSLERHMRTRRAKTRDSRDPSLEAHIKALRXLVSFFCLYVVSFCAAFISVPLLMLWHNKIGVMVCAGILAACPSGHTVLMISGNAKLKRAVETILLWAQSSLKVRADCKADPRMPDLC, encoded by the exons ATGGTGACTCTGACTGCCGTCGTAACTGTGCCCTGCGAAGTCAGGAATGCATTTCTGTTCTTCTCAGTCCTGGAGTTTGCAGTAGGGATCCTGGTCAGTGCCTTCATTTTCGTGATGAATTTTTGGGTCGTGGTGAGGAGGTGGCCACTGAGCAACTGTGATCTTGTCCTGCTGAATCTCAGCCTCACCTGGCTTCTCCTGCACGGGCTGCTCTTTCTGGATGCCATCCAGCTTACCCACTTCCAGTGGATAAAAGACCCGCTGAGCCTCTGCTACCAGACCATCCTCATGCTCTGGAGGCTCGTAAATCAAGCTGGCCTCTGGCTCCCCACTCGCCTTAGTCTCCTCTACTGCTCCAAGACTGTCCATTTCTTTCACACCTTCCTCCTCCGCTTGGCAAGCTGGatctccaggaagatcccccagaTGCTCCTGGGTGCTATTTTTTCCTCCTGTGTCTGCATTGTTCTCTATTTGTGGGACTTTTTCAGTAGATCTCACTTCTCAGTTGCAACCATGCTACTCATGAATAACAATACAGAACTCA TGAGAaaactcaatttctttcattccttcctcttctgcagCCTGGGGTCCAtcccttctttcttgctttttctggtttcttctgGGGTGCTGATTGTCTCCCTGGAGAGGCACATGAGGACAAGGAGGGCCAAAACCAGAGACTCTCGGGACCCCAGCCTGGAGGCCCACATCAAAGCACTCAG TCTCgtctctttcttctgcctgtaTGTGGTGTCCTTCTGCGCTGCGTTCATCTCGGTGCCTTTGCTGATGCTGTGGCACAACAAGATCGGGGTCATGGTCTGTGCAGGGATACTGGCAGCCTGCCCCTCGGGGCACACAGTCTTGATGATCTCAGGCAATGCCAAACTGAAGAGAGCTGTGGAGACCATTCTTCTCTGGGCTCAGAGCAGCCTAAAGGTAAGGGCGGACTGCAAGGCAGATCCCAGGATGCCAGATCTATGTTGA